A region of Ursus arctos isolate Adak ecotype North America unplaced genomic scaffold, UrsArc2.0 scaffold_31, whole genome shotgun sequence DNA encodes the following proteins:
- the LOC113248861 gene encoding tripartite motif-containing protein 26, producing MAASAPLRSLEEEVTCSICLDYLRDPVTIDCGHVFCRGCTADVRPVSGSRPVCPLCKKPFKKENIRPVWQLASLVENIERLKVDKDRQPGDAAREPPDARLCERHREKLHYFCEDDGKLLCVMCRESREHRPHTAVLVEKAAQPHREKILNHLSTLRRDRDKIQGFQAKGEADILTALKKLQDQREYIVAEFEQAHQFLREREQHLLGQLAKLEQELADGRDKYKSRGVAELARLALVIAELEAKAQQPAAELLQDTRDFVNRYPRKKFWIGKPIARVVKKKTGEFSDKLLSLQRGLREFQGKLLRDLEYKTVSVTLDPQSASGYLQLSEDWKCVTYSSLYQTTYLHPQQFDCEPGVLGSKGFTWGKVYWEVEVDREGWSEEEDEGEEEDEGEGEGEEEEEEEEEEEEAGYGDGYEDWETDEDEESLGEEEEEEDGEEDEVLESCMVGVARDSVKRKGDLSLRPEDGVWALRLSSAGIWANTDPEAELFPALRPRRLGIALDYEGGTVTFTNAESQELIYTFTTTFTRRLVPFLWLKWPGTRLLLRP from the exons ATGGCCGCATCAGCCCCGCTGCgcagcctggaggaggaggtgacCTGCTCCATCTGCCTGGACTACCTGCGGGACCCGGTGACCATCGACTGCGGCCACGTCTTCTGCCGCGGCTGCACCGCCGACGTGCGCCCCGTGTCGGGCAGCCGCCCCGTCTGCCCGCTCTGCAAGAAGCCGTTCAAGAAGGAGAACATCCGGCCTGTGTGGCAGCTGGCCAGCCTGGTGGAGAACATCGAGCGACTGAAGGTGGACAAGGACAGGCAGCCGGGAGACGCAGCCCGGGAGCCGCCCGACGCCCGGCTGTGCGAGCGGCACCGGGAGAAGCTGCACTACTTCTGCGAGGACGACGGGAAGCTGCTGTGCGTCATGTGCCGCGAGTCGCGGGAACACAGGCCCCACACGGCTGTGCTGGTGGAGAAGGCTGCCCAGCCCCACAGG GAAAAAATCCTGAACCACCTGAGCACCttgaggagagacagagacaaaatTCAGGGCTTTCAGGCCAAGGGAGAAGCTGACATCCTGACCGCACTG AAGAAGCTGCAGGACCAGCGGGAGTACATCGTGGCTGAGTTCGAGCAGGCCCACCAGTTCCTGCGGGAGCGGGAGCAGCACCTGCTGGGCCAGCTGGCGAAGCTGGAGCAGGAGCTGGCAGACGGCCGGGACAAGTACAAGAGCAGGGGCGTCGCGGAGCTGGCCCGGCTAGCGCTGGTCATCGCCGAGCTGGAGGCCAAGGCTCAGCAGCCGGCTGCAGAGCTCCTGCAG GACACCCGGGACTTCGTGAACAG GTATCCAAGGAAGAAGTTCTGGATTGGGAAGCCCATTGCTCGGGTGGTTAAGAAAAAGACGGGAGAATTCTCAGATAAACTTCTGTCCCTGCAGCGAGGCCTAAGAGAGTTCCAAG ggaAGCTGCTAAGAGACTTGGAATATAAGACAG TGAGCGTCACGCTGGACCCGCAGTCAGCCAGCGGGTACCTGCAGCTGTCAGAGGACTGGAAGTGTGTGACCTACAGCAGCCTCTACCAGACCACCTACCTGCACCCCCAGCAGTTCGACTGCGAGCCGGGGGTGCTGGGCAGTAAGGGCTTCACCTGGGGCAAGGTGTactgggaggtggaggtggaCAGGGAGGGCTGGTCcgaggaggaggacgagggggaggaggaggacgagggggagggggagggggaggaggaggaggaggaggaggaggaggaggaggaggcgggctACGGGGACGGGTATGAAGACTGGGAGACAGACGAGGACGAGGAGtcgctgggggaggaggaggaggaggaggatggggaggaggacgAGGTGCTGGAGAGCTGCATGGTGGGGGTGGCCAGAGACTCTGTGAAGAGGAAGGGGGACCTGTCCCTGCGGCCGGAGGACGGGGTGTGGGCGCTGCGCCTGTCCTCCGCGGGCATCTGGGCCAACACGGACCCCGAGGCCGAACTCTTCCCGGCGCTGCGGCCCCGGAGGCTGGGCATCGCGCTGGATTACGAGGGGGGCACCGTGACATTCACCAACGCGGAGTCGCAGGAGCTCATCTACACGTTCACCACCACCTTCACGCGGCGCCTGGTCCCCTTCCTGTGGCTCAAGTGGCCGGGGACACGCCTCCTGCTGCGGCCCTGA